The following proteins are encoded in a genomic region of Necator americanus strain Aroian chromosome II, whole genome shotgun sequence:
- a CDS encoding hypothetical protein (NECATOR_CHRII.G5730.T1): MDKLAKRISTDTKANVKPYSGRSTSHHKKMTEEDNSANGRNVYWRRSSGKLVQRSENKDYDEQMKTCAYTIECTFGVTVEEHPWSE; encoded by the coding sequence atggacaAGCTAGCAAAGCGGATATCTACAGACACGAAAGCGAATGTAAAACCGTATTCGGGGCGTAGCACTAGTCATCATAAGAAAATGACAGAGGAAGATAATTCGGCCAACGGTCGAAACGTCTACTGGAGGAGATCAAGCGGTAAACTCGTACAACGTTCAGAAAACAAAGACTATGATGAGCAAATGAAGACATGCGCTTATACAATAGAATGTACGTTCGGCGTCACAGTTGAAGAGCACCCGTGGTCGGAATGA
- a CDS encoding hypothetical protein (NECATOR_CHRII.G5729.T1), which yields MDHSTMFTLSNWLRSKKKMFQSRMVTGVLIMINFGNSIILSLEAFGPDSVISFTIFVLNTMIVALAMYGIFAFKPIFLTPNVIAKVSLSSAALFHGLQEAESNDSASVFHFLWLLISVCLFIWEIHAMFSATFGVMKEMKLRAYSKPPPSYNQVIADEAPPPSYAQAIERLNTPVVLNVTTLESQTKALQASNPEASSAQMV from the exons ATGGATCATTCAACGATGTTCACTTTGTCGAACTGGCTACgttcgaagaagaagatgtTCCAG AGTCGAATGGTAACTGGTGTGTTGATCATGATCAACTTTGGAAACTCAATTATTCTTTCACTAGAAGCGTTCGGACCAGATTCTGTGATTTCGTTCACGATTTTCGTTCTGAACACCATGATCGTCGCGCTGGCTATGTACGGGATTTTCGCCTTCAAGCCGATCTTCCTCACGCCCAATGTCATTGCCAAA GTTTCACTTTCGTCAGCTGCACTTTTCCACGGACTACAGGAAGCCGAGTCAAACGACTCCGCGTCTGTGTTCCACTTCCTCTGGCTGCTAATCTCTGTCTGTCTTTTCATTTGGGAGATCCACGCAATGTTTAGCGCAACCTTCGGAGTGATGAAGGAGATGAAGTTACGAGCTTATAGTAAACCGCCACCGAGTTATAATCAG GTGATCGCCGATGAAGCCCCACCTCCATCCTACGCCCAAGCTATTGAACGATTAAATACGCCGGTTGTCCTAAACGTGACAACCTTGGAGAGTCAGACAAAAGCACTCCAGGCCTCGAATCCTGAAGCCTCGTCCGCTCAAATGGTTTGA
- a CDS encoding hypothetical protein (NECATOR_CHRII.G5729.T2): MILRPSIAYPLKTYYGSFNDVHFVELATFEEEDVPESNEAFGPDSVISFTIFVLNTMIVALAMYGIFAFKPIFLTPNVIAKVSLSSAALFHGLQEAESNDSASVFHFLWLLISVCLFIWEIHAMFSATFGVMKEMKLRAYSKPPPSYNQVIADEAPPPSYAQAIERLNTPVVLNVTTLESQTKALQASNPEASSAQMV, encoded by the exons ATGATTTTAAGACCTAGCATTGCAT ATCCGCTAAAAACTTATTATGGATCATTCAACGATGTTCACTTTGTCGAACTGGCTACgttcgaagaagaagatgtTCCAG AGTCGAATG AAGCGTTCGGACCAGATTCTGTGATTTCGTTCACGATTTTCGTTCTGAACACCATGATCGTCGCGCTGGCTATGTACGGGATTTTCGCCTTCAAGCCGATCTTCCTCACGCCCAATGTCATTGCCAAA GTTTCACTTTCGTCAGCTGCACTTTTCCACGGACTACAGGAAGCCGAGTCAAACGACTCCGCGTCTGTGTTCCACTTCCTCTGGCTGCTAATCTCTGTCTGTCTTTTCATTTGGGAGATCCACGCAATGTTTAGCGCAACCTTCGGAGTGATGAAGGAGATGAAGTTACGAGCTTATAGTAAACCGCCACCGAGTTATAATCAG GTGATCGCCGATGAAGCCCCACCTCCATCCTACGCCCAAGCTATTGAACGATTAAATACGCCGGTTGTCCTAAACGTGACAACCTTGGAGAGTCAGACAAAAGCACTCCAGGCCTCGAATCCTGAAGCCTCGTCCGCTCAAATGGTTTGA